The proteins below are encoded in one region of Schistocerca piceifrons isolate TAMUIC-IGC-003096 unplaced genomic scaffold, iqSchPice1.1 HiC_scaffold_846, whole genome shotgun sequence:
- the LOC124770945 gene encoding E3 SUMO-protein ligase ZBED1-like — protein MLQAAYTAAKEKVVDKLSAVKTVCLTTDCWTSAANEGYMAMTGHFVSEDFTLQSVLLGCSQLSGAHTAPNLSASLIGTTDNFRLTDKVLLVVMDNAPNIKNAVSILQWKHFACYAHTLNLIVQNALKHFVSIQQKVKTIVAFFKRSCKATERLLTYQQNNGAGHVKKLVQEAPTRWNSTLCMLERIVEIKDAVKTSLVLFTVDFEQLTDEEWNICSELCSVLKPFAQVSTQLSAESYPTGSQVIVLTRGLLSVCAELLKRPFNSVTRTVIEELIKGLKDRFHNVEMSKSIGVATLLDPRFKSLVFESRFAADNAKKQLIELVAQKMGDRRLTNTGQSHETVSTSTTTDPLSVWGVYDAIVKSTQPQGTPQSTAIAEVQSWRENQYIFPNIAKVVREKFNIVATSVPCERIFSKTGIIINERRTRLKASKVEKLIFLNTNSGNSELFVPVMALIVFQQQQMLHSPIEANLKYEVIVFCIEWQT, from the exons ATGCTGCAAGCAGCATACACAGCAGCAAAGGAGAAAGTGGTAGACAAACTGTCAGCTGTGAAGACAGTTTGTTTGACCACAGATTGCTGGACATCGGCAGCAAATGAAGGTTACATGGCGATGACAGGGCATTTTGTGTCTGAAGATTTCACCTTGCAATCTGTGTTGTTAGGATGTTCCCAATTGTCTGGTGCACATACTGCTCCGAATCTGTCGGCATCTCTAATAGGCACGACAGATAACTTCAGGCTGACAGACAAAGTTTTGCTGGTTGTGATGGATAATGCACCAAATATTAAAAATGCAGTATCAAttttacagtggaaacactttgcGTGCTATGCACATACACTAAATCTTATTGTGCAGAATGCACTAAAACATTTTGTGTCAATTCAGCAGAAAGTCAAAACTATTGTAGCATTCTTCAAGAGAAGCTGCAAGGCAACAGAAAGACTGCTGACATACCAACAAAATAATGGGGCAGGTCACGTTAAAAAACTGGTGCAGGAGGCGCCAACAAGGTGGAACTCTACTCTGTGTATGTTGGAGCGAATAGTTGAAATTAAAGATGCAGTGAAGACTTCACTTGTTCTATTCACAGTTGATTTTGAACAACTGACAGACGAGGAATGGAACATCTGCTCAGAACTCTGCTCTGTGTTGAAGCCATTTGCACAAGTTTCAACACAGCTTAGTGCTGAGTCATATCCTACTGGCAGCCAA GTTATTGTTCTGACAAGGGGATTATTATCAGtgtgtgcagaacttttgaaaagGCCATTTAACAGTGTGACAAGGACTGTCATTGAAGAATTAATAAAAGGCCTGAAGGACCGTTTCCACAATGTAGAGATGAGCAAATCTATAGGAGTAGCCACTCTACTAGATCCACGCTTTAAATCTCTTGTGTTTGAAAGTCGATTTGCAGCAGATAATGCAAAGAAACAGCTTATTGAACTAGTAGCACAAAAGATGGGTGACAGAAGACTGACAAACACAGGCCAGAGCCATGAAACTGTGTCAACTTCAACCACCACTGATCCCTTGTCAGTATGGGGTGTCTATGATGCAATTGTAAAATCAACACAGCCCCAGGGCACTCCTCAGTCAACTGCTATTGCGGAAGTACAAAG TTGGCGTGAAAATCAATATATTTTCCCAAATATTGCTAAAGTGGTGAGGGAAAAATTCAATATAGTGGCCACTTCTGTGCCATGcgaaagaatattttctaaaactggtatcattatAAATGAAAGGCGAACACGGCTGAAGGCGTCCAAAGTTGAAAAACTTATATTTCTAAATACGAACA GTGGTAACTCGGAGCTCTTTGTTCCAGTTATGGCTCTGATAGTCTtccagcagcagcaaatgttaCACAGTCCTATAGAGGCAAACTTGAAGTATGAGGTAATAGTGTTTTGCATAGAATGGCAAACTTGA
- the LOC124770946 gene encoding uncharacterized protein LOC124770946, whose protein sequence is MAYQAWSTFRLSSNIRTQPGQGRKRNRDLTLFKSVKKRNLQQGICNFKIIHQNVQGLRKKYEQLDVFVNETMPDVLGISEHWLSDAKLELFKPLNMVLANKFCRSTIRGGGVSMYVKSTFDFNPVNVSKYSLEGTIELCAARIKIPNDEIYVICLYRPPGGNFEVFLTKFCDMIENVFISHLSKLVIIGHFNINVLADKLHTRLFKNTLLEYNVRYLINTATRETETCQSAIDNIITSIRLYHLTSSVIISALSDHHAVELSVHVKKVHTHSCYRYIRMNTDQNITQLNNMLRNVDWNSVLTTLHSYGKFSSELFYILNQARPLIKKRVQSHAVTRNWISSSVTEAREKLRWYEYAMLNDLSNKKLKEEFKKYQKYYVDLLISEKQKHFESVSQNSNNISKTSWSLVNREIGKSGKHTTENHLMINDQNKIADLFNNYFASVGSSINNQLKNHKYKFRGTPVSGSIFLMPTSKEEIIKIVSSLKNFHEAGYDGLSLDALKKCIHKIASPISTVINSHMEDSLFPDELKIA, encoded by the exons ATGGCATACCAAGCATGGTCAACATTTCGGTTATCTAG CAACATAAGGACACAACCTGGTCAAGGCCGCAAGAGAAACAGAGATTTGACCTTATTTAAGTCAGTAAAGAAGAGAAATCTACAACAAGGTATTTGCAACTTTAAAATAATCCACCAGAATGTACAGGGCTTGAGGAAGAAATATGAACAATTAGACGTGTTTGTAAATGAAACTATGCCTGATGTGCTTGGTATTAGTGAACACTGGCTATCTGATGCcaaattagaactttttaaacctctaaacatggtactagctaataagttttgcaGATCTACTATCAGAGGTGGGGGTGTATCAATGTATGTAAAGAGCACATTTGATTTTAATcctgtaaatgtaagtaaatattcgTTAGAAGGAACAATTGAATTATGTGCAGCACGTATAAAGataccaaatgatgaaatttatgttatatgtttatatAGACCGCCAGGTGGAAACTTCGAAGTTTTCTTAACAAAGTTTTGTGACATGATAGAGAATGTTTTTATATCACACCTAAGCAAGTTAGTAATTATAGGACATTTCAACATAAATGTATTAGCAGATAAGTTACACACTAGACTATTCAAGAATACTctgcttgaatataatgtaagatacctgatAAACACTGCAACCAGGGAGACTGAAACATGCCAGTCTGCAATAGATAACATAATCACTAGTATTCGTCTTTACCATCTTACATCTTCCGTTATTATAAGTGCTTTGTCAGACCACCATGCAGTAGAACTAAGTGTGCACGTAAAAAAGGTTCATACACACAGTTGCTATAGATATATTAGGATGAATACAGACCAAAATATAACACAGTTGAATAATATGCTAAGGAATGTGGATTGGAACAGTGTTCTAACTACACTTCATAGCTATGGCAAATTCTCAAGTGAACTATTCTACATTCTTAATCAAGCCCGTCCATTAATAAAAAAGAGAGTTCAGTCACATGCTGTAACCCGAAACTGGATATCAAGTTCAGTCACTGAAGCTAGAGAAAAACTAAGATGGTATGAGTATGCTATGTTAAATgacttgagcaataaaaaattaaaagaagagttcaaaaagtatcagaaatactatgtagacctcctaatttcagaaaaacagaaacattttgaaagtgtcagTCAGAACTCAAATAATATCTCCaaaacatcatggtcactagtaaatagagaaatTGGTAAATCTGGGAAACATACAACTGAAAATCACTTGATGATAAATGATCAGAATAAGAtagcagatctatttaacaattactttgcttctgttggctccagcataaacaatcagcttaaaaatcataaatacaaattcagaggaacaccagtgtcaggaagtatatttttgatgccaacaagtaaagaagaaataattaaaatagtgagtaGCTTAAAGAATTTCCATGAAGCAGGATATGATGGTCTTAGTCTGGACGCTCttaagaaatgtatacataaaattgcatcacctATATCAACAGTTATCAATTCTCATATGGAAGATAgtctatttccagatgagttgaaaattgcctga